The following are from one region of the Onthophagus taurus isolate NC unplaced genomic scaffold, IU_Otau_3.0 ScKx7SY_15, whole genome shotgun sequence genome:
- the LOC139432349 gene encoding uncharacterized protein, translating into MATAREIDLNPIFERQNDIHGLISRTIDNLKKLAIAKRTRGNFQSRLERLEINWDEFNNAHKQLIQYRDKYSDTIYFTEDIFSECEEAYFDAKGTLLDLLNPLPLSPTPEVDTKPVSNVSYSSSRSRHLPKIDLPTFDGKYANWAQFQDLFSTMVNDNEDLTDVERLQYLKVSLTGEPSQLLKNISVTERSPFKSSELKRLAGEIKEAFGALKVLKCPIQHWDYILVYVIVRKLDTDAVKEWERSIGNHRDPSTFDELEDFLMNRIHTLEAVENLQSSRKVYSISTGSKVSSVKAHNAYSPVNGCVMCNSAHYISSCPAYLSKSPAERQDFVISRKLCFNCLGSHTVNKCRVSKRCRVCRKSHHTSLHDAPRRSTSTRIQSSVEPSKSGTVFAPIQEQPSITANDLTVSNHLLHSHHIHAPVLLATALVRIESSRGHSVIVRALIDQGSEVSFITESLVQQLQLPRKPASIPISGIGSQRTSISNGIVTVQLSSQFNPFLSFNEEALILPKLTAYLPQKYSAQLPIELLNLPLADSDISSSKRIDLILGVSLYSKILQNGVKRSSDGSLIAQQTAFGWILSGVLSNQSQSNFNPYGFQCSIDREFADLMQKFWTIEEESSSKPCLSTDEIDCEKHFVNSHSRDSSGRFIVRLPFRKSPRELGNSYMIAVKTFSRSELRFARDESFKTAYSKFMREYLDLDHMRPVTVPVESPNFYLPHHGVIRESSTTTKLRVVFNGSQKTSSGLSLNDCLHTGPKLQSELVDVLLRWRRHPVAFACDLEKMYRQIDVHQDDWQFQRIVWRENPSEPLQSYDLTTVTYGLSCAPYLAIRCIRQLAEEHVEEQPLGSSALFRDTYVDDIISGANDIHEVQELIFQLNRVLTAGGFLARKWISNVSKALAYVPSDLLSDTETLRVQDDNSPRPLVYLRVSKADDVRVSLLFSKTKVAPLKRVTIPRLELCAAVLLVRVIKRVRATLDFNEVPIFLWSDSTVALSWIGSHPSRWKDFVRNRVTEIQELSHVHWCYVPTKENPADLSSRGVSVTKLEAETLWWNGPSWLRSPPSEWPSLRPNSDAKEIPEARSIHTSNTTTAMKKGWDLKLKYSSLNKLLRVTAWYKRFFHKVKTNSKFSDILSPDELNDSLMFWVRECQQLHFSDEIQILTDGRVVPRSSSLFRLSPFIDDKGFLRVTGRLRFSNLDWNEKHPSKRFANYDSSDRQTSSSYVAWRNSTNFIFNPTPFLDRWRASTCPFVHSSMYDLCETTSSHQPAVDGPTSAFKTTSAVHLEVATDYSTSGFLAAYKRFSGRRGISECLYSDCGTNLVGADRELRSMFSAASKEWKEMASLLSGDGTRWKFNPPGAPHFGGKWEAGVKSVKGHLRKIVGSTLLTYEEFNTVLIQIEAVINSRPLCSISDDPNNFDVLTPAHFFIGNALTVVPEPSVFDEKISRRSRWQLLRRMVEDFWKIWEKFYLQSMQNATKWFNQQNLPQIGQLVLIRDERLPPAKWSLARILQIHSGADGHARVATLKTANSTLVRPFAKLSILPDCTN; encoded by the exons ATGGCGACCGCTCGTGAAATTGACTTAAACCCGATTTTCGAACGGCAAAATGACATTCACGGGTTAATTTCTCGGACAATagataatttgaaaaagcTCGCGATCGCTAAACGTACTCGCGGGAACTTTCAAAGTCGTTTGGAACGACTTGAGATTAATTGGGATGAGTTTAACAATGCtcataaacaattaattcagTATCGCGACAAGTATTCGGATACGATATATTTCACCGAGGACATTTTTTCTGAATGTGAGGAAGCTTATTTCGATGCTAAGGGGACATTGCTTGATTTGTTAAATCCTCTTCCGCTGTCTCCGACCCCGGAAGTTGATACAAAACCAGTTTCAAACGTCAGTTATTCGTCATCGCGTTCGCGTCATTTACCGAAAATTGATCTTCCAACTTTCGACGGTAAATACGCCAATTGGGCTCAATTCCAGGACTTGTTTTCTACGATGGTCAATGACAATGAAGACCTTACCGATGTCGAACGTCTTCAATATTTAAAAGTGAGTTTAACCGGTGAACCCTCtcagttattaaaaaacatttctgtTACCG AACGAAGTCCGTTTAAGTCTAGCGAACTTAAACGTCTTGCCGGGGAAATTAAAGAAGCTTTCGGTGCCTTAAAAGTATTGAAATGTCCGATTCAGCATTGGGACTATATTCTCGTATATGTAATCGTACGAAAATTAGATACAGACGCCGTTAAAGAATGGGAGAGATCGATTGGAAATCATCGCGATCCGTCAACGTTCGATGAGCTTGAGGACTTTCTGATGAACCGTATTCACACCTTGGAAGCTGTCGAAAATCTTCAATCTAGCCGTAAAGTGTATTCCATTTCAACGGGTTCAAAGGTCTCTAGTGTGAAAGCTCATAATGCTTATTCTCCTGTAAATGGTTGTGTTATGTGCAACTCAGCGCATTACATTTCTTCATGTCCGGCTTACCTTTCAAAAAGCCCGGCAGAACGGCAGGATTTTGTGATATCCCGAAAATTATGCTTCAATTGTCTTGGTTCACATACCGTCAACAAATGTCGCGTTTCTAAACGATGTCGCGTTTGTCGCAAATCTCACCATACGTCTCTACACGACGCGCCACGACGCTCAACTTCAACTAGAATACAATCTTCAGTTGAACCTTCAAAGTCAGGAACAGTTTTCGCGCCCATACAAGAACAACCGAGCATCACCGCTAATGACTTAACCGTATCGAATCATCTTTTACATTCGCACCACATTCATGCTCCGGTACTGTTGGCTACAGCTTTAGTACGGATTGAATCATCGCGTGGACATTCCGTCATCGTTCGAGCCCTTATTGATCAAGGATCCGAAGTTTCTTTCATCACCGAGTCACTTGTACAACAGCTTCAACTTCCGCGAAAACCAGCAAGTATTCCTATTTCAGGAATTGGTTCGCAACGTACAAGTATTTCAAACGGAATTGTTACAGTTCAATTAAGTTCGCAATTCAATCCATTTCTTTCATTCAACGAAGAAGCGTTAATATTGCCGAAATTAACCGCTTatttacctcaaaaatattctgCTCAGTTACCGATTGAGCTACTGAATTTACCGTTAGCCGATTCAGATATCTCATCATCAAAAAGAATTGATTTGATTCTTGGTGTGAGTTTATATTctaaaattcttcaaaatggTGTTAAACGAAGCAGTGATGGTTCTTTGATTGCTCAGCAAACCGCGTTTGGATGGATTCTTTCCGGCGTACTGTCGAATCAATCACAATCAAACTTCAACCCGTATGGTTTTCAGTGTTCGATAGATCGTGAATTCGCAGATTTAATGCAAAAGTTCTGGACGATAGAAGAAGAATCAAGTTCTAAGCCGTGTTTATCTACCGACGAAATTGATTGTGAGAAACATTTCGTCAATTCACATTCGCGTGACAGCTCTGGACGTTTTATTGTTCGTTTACCATTTCGAAAGTCTCCGCGTGAATTGGGAAATTCTTATATGATCGCTGTTAAGACTTTTTCTCGTTCCGAGTTAAGATTCGCGCGGGATGAAAGCTTCAAGACCGCGTATAGCAAATTTATGCGCGAATATCTCGATTTAGATCATATGCGTCCCGTTACAGTGCCAGTCGAATCACCCAACTTCTATCTTCCGCATCACGGGGTGATTCGCGAATCTAGTACGACTACTAAGCTTCGTGTCGTGTTCAACGGATCACAAAAAACATCATCTGGATTATCGTTAAACGATTGTCTTCATACTGGTCCGAAACTTCAAAGTGAACTTGTTGATGTTCTTCTAAGGTGGAGACGCCATCCCGTCGCGTTCGCGTGTGACTTAGAGAAAATGTATCGTCAGATTGACGTTCATCAAGATGATTGGCAGTTTCAACGAATCGTCTGGCGTGAAAATCCTTCGGAACCTCTTCAAAGTTACGACCTGACAACGGTAACGTACGGACTTTCATGCGCGCCGTATCTCGCAATTCGTTGTATTCGACAGTTAGCGGAAGAACATGTTGAAGAGCAGCCTCTCGGTTCTTCTGCTCTTTTTCGCGACACTTACGTGGACGATATCATTTCCGGTGCTAATGACATTCATGAAGTTCAAGAATTGATCTTTCAATTAAATCGAGTTTTAACGGCGGGCGGTTTCCTTGCGCGAAAGTGGATTTCAAATGTTTCAAAAGCGCTCGCATATGTTCCTTCAGACCTTCTATCCGATACAGAAACGTTGCGTGTTCAAGATGACAATTCCCCTCGCCCATTGG TATATCTTCGCGTTTCAAAAGCTGATGATGTTCGCGTTTCTcttcttttttctaaaacgaaaGTGGCACCTCTTAAACGCGTAACCATTCCGCGACTTGAATTGTGCGCCGCCGTGTTGTTAGTTCGGGTGATAAAACGCGTTCGAGCAACACTGGATTTCAACGAAGTTCCAATTTTTCTATGGAGTGATTCTACGGTGGCACTTTCTTGGATCGGCAGTCATCCTTCAAGATGGAAAGATTTCGTCCGGAATAGAGTAACAGAAATTCAGGAGCTTTCTCATGTTCATTGGTGCTACGTTCCGACGAAAGAAAACCCGGCCGATTTGTCTTCCCGTGGAGTTTCAGTGACGAAACTTGAAGCCGAAACGTTATGGTGGAATGGACCGTCTTGGCTTCGCTCACCACCATCAGAATGGCCATCTCTTCGGCCCAATTCGGATGCCAAAGAAATTCCAGAAGCACGTTCTATTCATACATCCAACACCACAACTGCTATGAAAAAAGGATGggatttaaagttgaaatattCGTCGTTGAACAAGCTTCTGCGAGTCACTGCTTGGTATAagagattttttcataaaGTAAAGACTAATTCAAAGTTTTCAGACATACTTTCTCCTGATGAACTGAACGACTCTTTAATGTTCTGGGTGCGCGAGTGTCAACAACTTCATTTCTCGGACGAAATTCAAATTCTAACGGACGGCCGTGTAGTGCCGCGTTCAAGTTCTCTTTTCCGACTTTCTCCGTTCATAGACGATAAAGGTTTTCTACGAGTGACCGGGCGCCTTCGATTTTCAAATTTGGATTGGAATGAGAAGCATCCTTCCAAAAGATTCGCCAATTACGATTCTTCTGATCGACAAACATCATCGAGCTACGTTGCATGGAGGAACTCAACTAACTTTATCTTCAATCCGACGCCATTTCTGGATCGTTGGAGGGCGAGTACCTGTCCGTTCGTTCATTCATCGATGTATGATTTGTGCGAAACAACGAGCAGTCATCAGCCAGCAGTTGATGGGCCAACTTCCGCCTTCAAGA CCACTTCAGCCGTCCATTTAGAAGTGGCCACAGATTATTCAACTTCAGGATTTCTTGCTGCGTACAAGCGATTTTCCGGAAGAAGAGGTATCAGTGAATGCCTCTACAGCGACTGTGGCACGAATCTTGTTGGAGCTGATCGTGAGCTGCGTTCCATGTTTTCTGCAGCGTCCAAAGAATGGAAAGAAATGGCTAGTCTCTTGAGCGGCGACGGCACCAGATGGAAGTTCAATCCTCCCGGAGCACCACATTTCGGTGGAAAGTGGGAGGCCGGAGTAAAATCCGTTAAAGGCCATCTTCGAAAAATTGTCGGATCGACACTTCTTACGTATGAAGAATTCAACACCGTTTTGATTCAAATTGAGGCCGTGATAAATTCAAGACCTCTATGTTCAATATCTGACGATCcgaacaattttgatgttctGACTCCGGCTCACTTTTTCATCGGTAACGCTCTCACCGTTGTTCCGGAGCCGTCCGTCTTCGATGAAAAGATATCGAGACGCTCTCGATGGCAGCTTCTTCGTCGTATGGTCGAAGATTTCTGGAAGATTTGGGAAAAGTTTTACTTACAATCCATGCAGAACGCTACGAAATGGTTCAATCAACAAAATCTTCCTCAAATTGGACAGCTTGTACTCATTCGAGATGAAAGATTACCTCCGGCGAAATGGTCTCTAGCAAGAATTCTTCAAATTCATTCCGGTGCCGATGGCCACGCTCGCGTCGCAACGCTCAAAACCGCAAATTCAACGCTTGTTCGTCCGTTCGCTAAGTTAAGCATTTTGCCAGATTGTACAAATTAG